A stretch of DNA from Streptomyces spiramyceticus:
GCAGGGCGTCGGCCGCGGCGGCGACGGCGCCGAACGGCAGCCCGGACCGCTCGGCGACGTCCAGCAGACTGTGCTCGCCGTCGGAGAGGCTGAGCACCCAGAGCATGGCCATCTGGGCCTGCTTCGCGTCGCTGCGGCCGCCGAGTGAGTCGTACAACCCTCGTCGGCCCAGCTGTGGCTCGCCGTAGGGGCTGAGGTTGACGTACTGCCGGTTGCGGTCGAGGACGGCGAATGCCTCGCGGCAGACTGCAAGGGTGTCCGCCATCGCCTCCGGGGTGACGAAGTCCGGGTTGTCCGCCGAGGTGTGGTACTCGGGGTAGCCGGCGTACGGGGTCCGGCTGAGCGAGCCCACGCCGAGGTCGAACCCGGGCGAGCAGAACTGCCGCTCGTCGTAGCCGTACGGAGTGAACTCGGCGACGCTGTGCGGGCGTTCGGAGGCGGCCAGCACGTGCCGCATCACCCGGTCGATCTCCGCGTTGCCTCGCCTGCTCTGCTTGTACGTCAGTTGACCCGAGTCGCCGGCACAGGCCAGCACAAGCCCGTGCTTGACCCTTCCCCCAGCTCTCGGCTCCGCTCGAGCAGGGGATGCCCCATTGATCCGCTCCGCGTTGCGGGCCAGCCAGGTGATCGCCCCGATGGTGCCGGGCGCGAACAGGAACCGGTAGGTGTAGTACGGCGTTTCCTGTGCCAGCGCCCGGGCCAAGAACGTCGCCACCGCGATGCCGGCCAGGTTGTCGTTGGCCAGGGATGGGTGGCAGACGTGGCAGGAGACGATCACCTCGTCGGGGACCTGCCCGGGGACGACGTGCTCGGCGTAGGTGAGGTGGCCGTCTGCGAGTGTGGAGTCGATGCGCACCTCGTACTCGCCGTCCGGCAGCGCGTCCAGGGTCTCCTGGGCCAGGCAGAACCCCCATTCCGGCGTGTAGTAGCTGGTGCGGTACGGCACCCAACTTGGGTGGTCCGGCAGGGTGTGCAGGTGTTCACGCAGCTCGGCCAGAGGCATGGTCGCCGACACCGGCACGCTGTAGCCGAGCACGTGCAGGCTGGACGCGGCGAAGTCGACGACCCGGTTGCCGGTGGTGTCGGCGATGTACGCGTCCCGGATGTTCCACTCCTGCGGCACCGTCCAGTCGAGCACTTGCGTCCCGGTCGGCACCTCGTGCACCTGCAGCGGAACGTACTCGCCGACGATCTCCAGGGTGGCGCGCACACCGTCGCCGGTGATGCTCCGGCACAGCGGGTACAGCCGCTCCACCAGCGCGTGCATCTCCTCACCGACAGCGGTCATCGGCGCCACCGCAGGGTGTCGTCGACGGCGCCGGCGTCGGACGCCTCGCGCAGCACGGCAAGCCGGGTGAAGCGCTGCTCGAAGTCCTCCCGGGTCAGTCCGAACTTCCGGTAGGCGTCGGCGAGTTCGAGTGCGCCCCGCTTCACCGTCCACTCGCAGTCGAAGCCGGGTATCGCGGCGCGGAACCGGGAGAAGTCCACCCGGTACGACCGCGGATCGGCACCGGTCTCCCCGGTGATCACCACCTTCGCGCCGGACACCGCCTCGGCGACCTGCTCGGCGATCTCGGCGACCGTGACGTTGTTGGTCTCGCTGCCGATGTTGAACGCCCGGTCGTGCACCGCTTCGCGCGGCGCGGTCAGTGCGGCCGTGAAGGCCCGGGCGATGTCGGCGGCGTGCACCAGCGGGCGCCAGGGGGTGCCGTCGGAGAGCACGAGGACCTCGCCGGACAGGAGCGCGTGGCCCACCAGGTTGTTCAGCACGATGTCGGCGCGCAGCCGGGGCGAGTAGCCGAAGGCGGTGGCGTTGCGCATGAACACCGGGGTGAAGTCGCCGTCGGCCAGCGCGTGCAGGTCGTCCTCCACCCGCACCTTGGACTCCGCGTACGGCGTGACCGGGCGCAGCGGGGCGTCCTCGCTCACCAGGTCGCCGCCGCCGGCGGCGCCGTAGACCGAGCAGGTCGACGCGTAAAGGAAGCGCCGTACTCCGGCGTCGCCGGCCAGCCGGGCCAGCCGTACGGAGGCGTGGTGGTTGATGTCGTAGGTGAGGTCCGGCGCCAGCGATCCCAGCGGGTCGTTGGAGAGCGCGGCCAGGTGGATCACGGCGTCCACCCCGGCCACGTGTTCGGCCGTGACGTCGCGCAGGTCCACCCGATGCCCCTGCGGGTCGGCGGGCGACGGGCCGAGGACGCAGTCGGCGAACAGGCCGGCGTCGAGGCCGACGACCTCGTGCCCGGCAGCCGCGAGGACCGGGGCCATCACGGTGCCCAGATAGCCCTGGTGTCCGGTCAGTAGTACGCGCAAGGTTCAATCCCCCAGGTTGAGCGTGAGTTTGGTGACGGCGAACGCCTCGGCGTATCGCTCGTGGCATTCGATGCCGCGGATCCGGGCAAGGCCGAGGAAGGCCTCCCGGTCGTACCAGGGCCGGTGCCGCTGCGAGGGGTAGTGCTCCTGCAACAGCCGCACCTTTTGTTCGGCGATCTCCGGCGACAGCGGCTGGTACGCCCCCATACGGCCGAGATCGCCGTCCCACTTGACGATCTCGTAGCCGAGCACGAGGTGGTCGCGGAAAGCGGTGGTCATCAGCTTCGCCAGGCCGCGGTGATCCTGGTGCGCGTCATCGGTACGCGGTGCGAGGACCAGATCCGGCTCGGTCCGCTCGCGCAGCTCCTCGACCGCGGCCTTGGCCCCCTCCCAGTGCGCCGGCAGTCGGCCGTCCGGCAACTTGTCCACGGCCAGGCGCAGTTCGGCGCCCGGGCAGAAGGCGGCGAGCGCGGCCCGCTCCTCCTGCTCCCGCTCGCTGCCACCGCCGGAGAGCACCAGCGCGTCGATGCGCGTGCCCGGATGTGCGAGGCACATCGTCAGCAGCGTGCCGCCGGCGCCGATGGCGATGTCGTCGCAGTGCGCGCCCACCGCGACGATCCGGTCCAGGCGCCCGGCCCCGAGCCGGATCACGCGCTCACCCCCGCGCCGTCCCGTTCCCACACGGCCCACGGGCGGTCACCCCGGGCGTAGGCGGTGTCGAGCGCGGCCCGCTCCTTCACGGTGTCGGTCGGCTTCCAGAAGCCGCGGTGCTGGTGCGCCACCAACCGGCCCTGCTTGGCCAGTTGTGCGCATCCGTCGGCGACCAGGTCCCCGTTCTCCGGTATGTGGTCGAAGACCTCCTGGCGGAGCACGAAGTAGCCGCCGTTCTCCCACAGCGGCAGTTCACTCACCGCGGTGATGCCCCCCACCAGGCCGTCCTCGCCCAACTCCACGCAGTGGAACGACGACTGCGGCGGCACCACCATCATCGACGCACCGGCGTCGCGCCGGGCGAACCGGTCGATCATCTCGGGCAGCGGGGCGTCGGTGAGCACGTCGGCGTAGTTGGCGAGGAACATCTCGTCGCCGTCCAGGTGGTGCCGCACCCGGCGCAGCCGCTCTCCGATCGGTGACTCGATGCCGGTCTGCGCGAACGTGATCGTCCAGTCCGAGATGTCGGTGGACAGCAGCTCGGTCCGCCCGCCCCGCAGCACGAAGTCGTTGGACGTCGTCTCCTCGTAGTTGAGGAAGAAGTCCTTGATGTGGTGGGCCCCGTACCCGAGGCACAGGATGAACTCCGTGTGCCCGAAGTGCGCGTAGTAGCGCATGACGTGCCAGATCAGCGGCCGGGGGCCGACCATCGCCATCGGCTTGGGCACGTCGTCCGCGGCACCGCTCCGCATCCGCATCCCGTAACCGCCGCAGAACAGGACGACCTTCATGCTGTGCCCTTTCAAGACGCGACCTCGACAATGCTCAGTTCCGGGATGGGAAAGACAAGGCGGCCGCCCCACTCGTGCACGAAGGACAGTTGCTCGACCAGTTCGGCCCGCAGGTTCCACGGGAGGACGAGTACGTAGTCGGGCTTGTCGGCGGCTATCCGCTCGGGCGGCAGGATCGGGATGCGGGTGCCCGGGGTGAACCTGCCGTGCTTGTAGGGGTTGCGGTCGACCGTGTACGGCAGCAGGTCGGGCCGGATGCCGCAGTGGTTGAGCAGGGTGTTGCCCTTGCCCGGGGCGCCGTAGCCGACGACCGTCTCGCCGCGCTCGGCCGCCTCGATGAGGAACCGCAGGAGGTCCCGGCGCACCTTGGCCACCCGGGCGGAGAACTCGGTGTACCCGGACAGCTCCTGCAGCCCGGCGGCCTTCTCCCGGTCCAGCACGTCGGCCACACGCCGGGTCGGCTCGCCGGCCACCTCGGCCGGCCGGGCCCACAGCCGGACGGAGCCGCCGTGCGTGGGCAGCAACTCGACGTCCACGAGCGCGAGTCCGCCGCTGGCCAGTGCCCGGGCCGCGGACGCGACTGTGTAGTACTGGAAGTGCTCGTGGTAGATCGTGTCGTACTGGTTCTCCTCGATCAGGGTCAGCAGGTGCTGCACCTCGATGGAGACCCAGCCGTCGTCGGCGACCAGGGCGCGCAGCCCCCGGGTGAACCCGACCACGTCGGGGATGTGCGCGTACACGTTGTTGGCCACGACCAGGTTCGCCGGGCCGTGCTCGGCGCGGACGGCCGAGCCGGTGGCCGGGTCCAGGAACTCCGTGAGTGTGGGCACACGCGCGTCCCGCGCCGCGGCGCCGACGTTCACCGACGGCTCGATGCCCAGGCAGCGGATCCCCCGGTCCACCATGTGCTTGAGCAGGTACCCGTCGTTGCTGGCGACCTCGACCACGAAGGCGTCGGAGACGAGAGCGAGGCGCGCCGCGGTGTCGGCGACGAACGTGCGCGCGTGCTCCACCCAGGAGGTCGAGTACGAGGAGAAGTACGCGTACTCCTTGAACGTCTCCTCCGGCGTGATCAGCGGCGGTATCTGCGCCAGCCAGCAGTCGGTGCAGACCCGCAGGTGCAGCGGGTACGCCGGCTCCGCCGTGTCCAGTTGGTCCGCGGCGAGAAAGCTCTCACATGGTGGCGTCGCCCCGAGATCGACGACGCTCGCCATCGCTTCCGAGCCGCAGAGTCGGCATTTGGTCATCTACTGTCCCCATCCCCCCTGCTCGCGTGGGTGTCCCCGCCGCGAGTCATTGCTGACCGCCCCGCGATCGCGGTGCGGTACCCCTCCACCAGGCGCTCGAGGCCGACGGCCGGGCTGAACCCCTGCTCGTAACGGCGCCGGGCCGCCCGGCCCATCTCCCGGCCCAGGTCCGGCTCGGCCGCGATCCGGCGTATGCAGGACGCGAGCGAGGCGGCCTCGCCCGGCCGGTGCAGCAGCCCGGTCACCCCATCATCGACGAGTTCTACGAAGGCGCCGTGTCCGGCGGCGACGGTCGGGACCCCCGCCGCCATCGCCTCCACGACCACCAGGCCGAACGCCTCCAGCCAGGTCGAGGGAGCCACCACGGCGACCGACCGGGCGATGGCCTTTTGGCACTCCGCCGTGTCGTACAGGCCGACATAGCGCACGTCGTCCCGGCCCGCCGCCCAGGCGGTCACCTCTCGCTCCAGTGGCCCGGCGCCGGCGATCACGAGTGGCACGCCCACACCGCCGTCGGCGGCGATCTCGTCCCACGCCGTCATGAGCAGCCGCACGCCCTTGGCCTCCGCGAGCCGGCCGAGATAGAGCAGCTGCTCGCCGGCGCCCGCTCGGCCGGCGCCCGGGTCGGGCACGAAGTTGTGCTTCACCGCCAGCCGCTCGGCCGGCATGCCGGCCTGCACCAGGACGTCGCGCTGCGCCGCGGAGATGCAGAAGAACCGCTCCACGCCGGACCACCACCGCCGCCGGTTGACCGACAGGCTGACCGCGAGCGGCACCGTCGC
This window harbors:
- a CDS encoding PIG-L deacetylase family protein, encoding MIRLGAGRLDRIVAVGAHCDDIAIGAGGTLLTMCLAHPGTRIDALVLSGGGSEREQEERAALAAFCPGAELRLAVDKLPDGRLPAHWEGAKAAVEELRERTEPDLVLAPRTDDAHQDHRGLAKLMTTAFRDHLVLGYEIVKWDGDLGRMGAYQPLSPEIAEQKVRLLQEHYPSQRHRPWYDREAFLGLARIRGIECHERYAEAFAVTKLTLNLGD
- a CDS encoding class I SAM-dependent methyltransferase, coding for MTKCRLCGSEAMASVVDLGATPPCESFLAADQLDTAEPAYPLHLRVCTDCWLAQIPPLITPEETFKEYAYFSSYSTSWVEHARTFVADTAARLALVSDAFVVEVASNDGYLLKHMVDRGIRCLGIEPSVNVGAAARDARVPTLTEFLDPATGSAVRAEHGPANLVVANNVYAHIPDVVGFTRGLRALVADDGWVSIEVQHLLTLIEENQYDTIYHEHFQYYTVASAARALASGGLALVDVELLPTHGGSVRLWARPAEVAGEPTRRVADVLDREKAAGLQELSGYTEFSARVAKVRRDLLRFLIEAAERGETVVGYGAPGKGNTLLNHCGIRPDLLPYTVDRNPYKHGRFTPGTRIPILPPERIAADKPDYVLVLPWNLRAELVEQLSFVHEWGGRLVFPIPELSIVEVAS
- a CDS encoding DUF4910 domain-containing protein, translated to MAPMTAVGEEMHALVERLYPLCRSITGDGVRATLEIVGEYVPLQVHEVPTGTQVLDWTVPQEWNIRDAYIADTTGNRVVDFAASSLHVLGYSVPVSATMPLAELREHLHTLPDHPSWVPYRTSYYTPEWGFCLAQETLDALPDGEYEVRIDSTLADGHLTYAEHVVPGQVPDEVIVSCHVCHPSLANDNLAGIAVATFLARALAQETPYYTYRFLFAPGTIGAITWLARNAERINGASPARAEPRAGGRVKHGLVLACAGDSGQLTYKQSRRGNAEIDRVMRHVLAASERPHSVAEFTPYGYDERQFCSPGFDLGVGSLSRTPYAGYPEYHTSADNPDFVTPEAMADTLAVCREAFAVLDRNRQYVNLSPYGEPQLGRRGLYDSLGGRSDAKQAQMAMLWVLSLSDGEHSLLDVAERSGLPFGAVAAAADALHGAGLIEA
- a CDS encoding glucose-1-phosphate cytidylyltransferase, producing MKVVLFCGGYGMRMRSGAADDVPKPMAMVGPRPLIWHVMRYYAHFGHTEFILCLGYGAHHIKDFFLNYEETTSNDFVLRGGRTELLSTDISDWTITFAQTGIESPIGERLRRVRHHLDGDEMFLANYADVLTDAPLPEMIDRFARRDAGASMMVVPPQSSFHCVELGEDGLVGGITAVSELPLWENGGYFVLRQEVFDHIPENGDLVADGCAQLAKQGRLVAHQHRGFWKPTDTVKERAALDTAYARGDRPWAVWERDGAGVSA
- a CDS encoding NAD-dependent epimerase/dehydratase family protein, which translates into the protein MRVLLTGHQGYLGTVMAPVLAAAGHEVVGLDAGLFADCVLGPSPADPQGHRVDLRDVTAEHVAGVDAVIHLAALSNDPLGSLAPDLTYDINHHASVRLARLAGDAGVRRFLYASTCSVYGAAGGGDLVSEDAPLRPVTPYAESKVRVEDDLHALADGDFTPVFMRNATAFGYSPRLRADIVLNNLVGHALLSGEVLVLSDGTPWRPLVHAADIARAFTAALTAPREAVHDRAFNIGSETNNVTVAEIAEQVAEAVSGAKVVITGETGADPRSYRVDFSRFRAAIPGFDCEWTVKRGALELADAYRKFGLTREDFEQRFTRLAVLREASDAGAVDDTLRWRR
- a CDS encoding glycosyltransferase, with protein sequence MHVLVVHNRYASAQPSGENKVVDQEVALLREAGHRVEVFERRSDDIAARSLLAKAAVPLLVPWNPAVRAELADRLRTERPDVVHVHNVFPLLSPAVLAACADAGVPAVATLHNYTQVCPPGTLQRDGRPCTECVGSAPLPAVRHGCYRNSRLATVPLAVSLSVNRRRWWSGVERFFCISAAQRDVLVQAGMPAERLAVKHNFVPDPGAGRAGAGEQLLYLGRLAEAKGVRLLMTAWDEIAADGGVGVPLVIAGAGPLEREVTAWAAGRDDVRYVGLYDTAECQKAIARSVAVVAPSTWLEAFGLVVVEAMAAGVPTVAAGHGAFVELVDDGVTGLLHRPGEAASLASCIRRIAAEPDLGREMGRAARRRYEQGFSPAVGLERLVEGYRTAIAGRSAMTRGGDTHASRGDGDSR